A window from Citrus sinensis cultivar Valencia sweet orange chromosome 3, DVS_A1.0, whole genome shotgun sequence encodes these proteins:
- the LOC102612754 gene encoding uncharacterized protein LOC102612754 — protein MDRTVYPVSVWTKEEIRRLLNWRKKFGDMKNTEVPMRESNFLQLERNFPHFEQTEDAGPSTVNMEEAFRVLTQCVHRIEHKMDSFNVRMELVEKSLEELRSKSPVGAPSKQPFDPCSQSPSLKIIEPTCPVRKTEPTTDGKNKMVMDSDEDSVDRRLNLSLDKLMGWMGTREEIGEFRKDPTHFVPIPPPNLRDEDIDETSNMEPQHPTCNIGR, from the exons ATGGACAGAACAGTTTACCCTGTTAGTGTATGGACCAAGGAAGAGATTCGGCGCTTATTGAATTGGCGGAAAAAGTTTGGGGACATGAAAAATACTGag gttCCAATGCgtgaatcaaattttttgcaGCTCGAAAGAAATTTCCCTCATTTTGAACAAACCGAAGATGCTGGGCCGAGCACTGTTAATATGGAGGAAGCTTTTAGGGTACTAACACAGTGTGTCCATAGAATTGAACATAAAATGGATTCGTTCAATGTGAGAATGGAATTGGTTGAGAAGTCTTTGGAGGAATTGAGATCCAAGTCTCCGGTTGGTGCACCATCAAAACAACCATTTGATCCATGCTCGCAATCTCCGAGCTTGAAAATAATAGAACCAACATGTCCAGTCAGAAAAACCGAGCCAACCACTGatggaaaaaacaaaatggtaATGGATAGCGACGAGGACTCTGTGGATCGCAGATTGAACCTGAGCCTCGATAAATTAATGGGCTGGATGGGGACAAGAGAAGAAATCGGTGAATTTCGCAAAGATCCTACCCACTTTGTCCCTATTCCACCACCTAATCTCCGAGATGAG gaTATAGATGAAACGTCAAACATGGAACCCCAACATCCGACATGCAACATCGgacgttaa
- the LOC102619505 gene encoding probable fatty acyl-CoA reductase 4 isoform X1 translates to MESFSVLQFLKDKTILVTGATGFLAKIFVEKILRIQPNLKKLYLLIRAEDDKSAKQRMFREVIEKDLFRVLRDTWGDSLDSFILEKVAAVPGDILYEDLGIKDSNLKEEMYRQIDLVVNVAAITKFDERYDALLDTNTMGAFHVLSFAKHCTKIQMLVHLSTAYACGEKSGLIPENSFTMGEMVKWPRKLDIMAEKKLVEKKLNQLQTTGAAEDEVTSIMKDLGTERAKWYGWPNTYVFTKAMGEMLLDHYKDNLPIIIIRPTMITSTYKEPFPGWIEGLRTIDVPLITYGKGKIDCLPVNSQTILDLIPADVVVNSMIMAMVANANNPSSQMIYHVGSSLRNPIHFFQIHEFAFHYFTKNPYIDKYGNPVIVGKVKVLDSPAKFHRYMAVRFVLPLKVLELVNLVFWRRFGDICNESNRRLKLNMRLVNLYKPYLFFQGIFDDTNSEKLRMAMRESGMELDSFNFDPKSIDWEDYFLNVHIPGLLRFAVK, encoded by the exons ATGGAATCATTTAGCGTTCTCCAATTTCTCAAGGACAAGACAATTTTAGTCACTGGTGCCACTGGCTTTCTAGCAAAGA TTTTTGTAGAGAAGATACTGAGAATTCAACCAAATTTGAAGAAGCTCTATCTTCTCATAAGAGCAGAGGACGATAAGTCTGCTAAACAACGCATGTTTCGTGAG gTGATAGAGAAGGACTTGTTTAGGGTGCTGAGGGATACATGGGGTGACAGTTTGGACTCCTTCATACTGGAAAAGGTAGCTGCAGTGCCTGGTGATATTTTGTATGAGGACTTGGGAATCAAAGACTCTAATTTAAAGGAAGAAATGTACAGACAAATAGACTTGGTGGTAAATGTAGCTGCTAtaacaaaatttgatgaaag ATATGATGCTTTATTGGACACCAATACAATGGGAGCTTTCCACGTTTTGAGTTTTGCAAAACATTGTACAAAAATACAGATGCTTGTCCACCTGTCAACGG CTTATGCGTGCGGCGAAAAGTCGGGACTAATTCCTGAGAATTCATTTACAATGGGTGAGATGGTGAAATGGCCACGTAAATTGGATATCATGGCAGAAAAGAAACTAgtggagaaaaaattaaatcaacttCAAACAACTGGTGCAGCTGAAGACGAAGTCACATCAATCATGAAGGATCTCGGCACGGAAAG GGCAAAATGGTACGGATGGCCAAACACATATGTGTTTACAAAGGCAATGGGGGAAATGCTATTAGACCACTATAAAGACAATCTTCCTATTATCATTATACGCCCAACCATGATAACAAGCACATACAAAGAACCATTCCCGGGTTGGATTGAAGGTTTGAG AACAATTGATGTTCCACTTATTACTTatggtaaaggaaaaatagattGCTTACCTGTCAATTCTCAGACAATACTTGATTTG ATACCAGCGGACGTGGTAGTGAACTCAATGATCATGGCAATGGTGGCAAATGCAAATAATCCATCATCTCAAATGATTTATCACGTTGGCTCATCCCTAAGAAACCCAATACATTTCTTCCAAATCCACGAGTTTGCCTTtcattattttactaaaaatcCATATATTGATAAATATGGAAATCCAGTTATAGTTGGTAAGGTTAAAGTACTGGATTCGCCGGCTAAATTTCACAGATACATGGCCGTCCGCTTTGTGCTACCACTAAAG GTATTAGAATTGGTGAATTTAGTCTTTTGGCGACGTTTTGGCGACATTTGTAATGAGTCTAATCGAAGATTGAAGTTGAACATGAGATTGGTAAATCTTTACAAACCCTACCTGTTTTTTCAGGGCAT CTTTGATGACACAAATTCGGAGAAGTTGCGAATGGCAATGAGAGAGAGTGGCATGGAGCTggattcatttaattttgatcCAAAGAGCATTGACTGGGAAGATTACTTTTTAAATGTTCACATTCCTGGCCTTTTGAGATTTGCAGTCAAATAA
- the LOC102619505 gene encoding probable fatty acyl-CoA reductase 4 isoform X4: MESFSVLQFLKDKTILVTGATGFLAKIFVEKILRIQPNLKKLYLLIRAEDDKSAKQRMFREVIEKDLFRVLRDTWGDSLDSFILEKVAAVPGDILYEDLGIKDSNLKEEMYRQIDLVVNVAAITKFDERYDALLDTNTMGAFHVLSFAKHCTKIQMLVHLSTAYACGEKSGLIPENSFTMGEMVKWPRKLDIMAEKKLVEKKLNQLQTTGAAEDEVTSIMKDLGTERAKWYGWPNTYVFTKAMGEMLLDHYKDNLPIIIIRPTMITSTYKEPFPGWIEGLRTIDVPLITYGKGKIDCLPVNSQTILDLIPADVVVNSMIMAMVANANNPSSQMIYHVGSSLRNPIHFFQIHEFAFHYFTKNPYIDKYGNPVIVGKVKVLDSPAKFHRYMAVRFVLPLKVLELVNLVFWRRFGDICNESNRRLKLNMRLL, encoded by the exons ATGGAATCATTTAGCGTTCTCCAATTTCTCAAGGACAAGACAATTTTAGTCACTGGTGCCACTGGCTTTCTAGCAAAGA TTTTTGTAGAGAAGATACTGAGAATTCAACCAAATTTGAAGAAGCTCTATCTTCTCATAAGAGCAGAGGACGATAAGTCTGCTAAACAACGCATGTTTCGTGAG gTGATAGAGAAGGACTTGTTTAGGGTGCTGAGGGATACATGGGGTGACAGTTTGGACTCCTTCATACTGGAAAAGGTAGCTGCAGTGCCTGGTGATATTTTGTATGAGGACTTGGGAATCAAAGACTCTAATTTAAAGGAAGAAATGTACAGACAAATAGACTTGGTGGTAAATGTAGCTGCTAtaacaaaatttgatgaaag ATATGATGCTTTATTGGACACCAATACAATGGGAGCTTTCCACGTTTTGAGTTTTGCAAAACATTGTACAAAAATACAGATGCTTGTCCACCTGTCAACGG CTTATGCGTGCGGCGAAAAGTCGGGACTAATTCCTGAGAATTCATTTACAATGGGTGAGATGGTGAAATGGCCACGTAAATTGGATATCATGGCAGAAAAGAAACTAgtggagaaaaaattaaatcaacttCAAACAACTGGTGCAGCTGAAGACGAAGTCACATCAATCATGAAGGATCTCGGCACGGAAAG GGCAAAATGGTACGGATGGCCAAACACATATGTGTTTACAAAGGCAATGGGGGAAATGCTATTAGACCACTATAAAGACAATCTTCCTATTATCATTATACGCCCAACCATGATAACAAGCACATACAAAGAACCATTCCCGGGTTGGATTGAAGGTTTGAG AACAATTGATGTTCCACTTATTACTTatggtaaaggaaaaatagattGCTTACCTGTCAATTCTCAGACAATACTTGATTTG ATACCAGCGGACGTGGTAGTGAACTCAATGATCATGGCAATGGTGGCAAATGCAAATAATCCATCATCTCAAATGATTTATCACGTTGGCTCATCCCTAAGAAACCCAATACATTTCTTCCAAATCCACGAGTTTGCCTTtcattattttactaaaaatcCATATATTGATAAATATGGAAATCCAGTTATAGTTGGTAAGGTTAAAGTACTGGATTCGCCGGCTAAATTTCACAGATACATGGCCGTCCGCTTTGTGCTACCACTAAAG GTATTAGAATTGGTGAATTTAGTCTTTTGGCGACGTTTTGGCGACATTTGTAATGAGTCTAATCGAAGATTGAAGTTGAACATGAGATTG CTTTGA